DNA from Heterodontus francisci isolate sHetFra1 chromosome 32, sHetFra1.hap1, whole genome shotgun sequence:
TTTGTCAGATGCGGGAGTGGTAGGTGGATTACATCAGTACTGtgtgaaggtatttgacaagggcctaaagggagggatgaatgcTGTCAACATCgcggagctgtggggcaaattcagggtactggctggcagaggaaaCAGTCATGGTCAATggaggcaaatggattctgtagtggggggaaggtcaagactaatgggtggctgTTCAACAGATTCATATGGAAGGGAACGGGACTCGGCACCAACGGTCAGTTTGATGTGAGGAGCTTCAAGGGTAAGAGTTGGCCTGTCGACTCTAGCAGGAATAGGGACAGGGGAGGGATGGCAGGAatgcattgatgattacactgtgcatggtaatggagggagggtcagtggtaatggagggaagggtaatggtaacattgggtgggtcaagggtgatgggttcatgcTGGAAGGTTCAAGTTGCAGGAGGAGGTTTgcaggggagacttgccctgaattccacgcgcaccattttctccaatgataatgcaAACCACGTGGACACGCGTGGATTGTAAGGAGACTACGAGGAGGCAAACGACAGTGGGTGCAATTTGAAGTCAGACATAACTGTGCTGTTTCAGCTCAcgagcaacagagggctgaattgccacgctctgcttatttattattcagaaaagccacagcaacATGGGTCTCAAACACCCAATTTATCTAGTACCACGGGGAGAAGAGCAAAGGGAAAGACTAAGGAGGCTCTTTTCTAcgactcatgatgcctgagcagcAGCAACagacagaacaggaaggtgaggacgcTCCGAATGATAACATTGAGGAATGGTGTTATCAAAGATGGCACTGGCAcgtcattgcatcctcaggacaaggacaaattaccttcaaatgtcagagacacCCAAGAATGTCACGTGAAATCATCACAGAAGTTTgtcggatcctgcagcatgacctgcagccgctCAACTCTGGTGGGAATCCCAAAAGGGTGTGGACAAGATgccacttaccctgggggtgtcctgagaggaaggccccggggcagctggtacccactcctcctccatctgtctGCACAATGGcatctgcctgtctccctgaggggaaggagcacttggagggaggtccaggtttctCATCCCTCTCTtgtttagactctgctgcatggagctcatggctacagtgatggagtgcaggtcagatcacatatgaTTCCAGTGCTCAACAGACTCGCCACCGAGCTCGCCAAACTTTTGactgaggaagccatgcactcaaatgcctgggaatagcagatgtcatggcttgcatggactcctccatggcatgtgcTAAGCCATACATGACCTCAGATACCTCTGACATACTTTCCACATggttttgctgcacatccagcagacttctcatagcaacaaaccgATCATGGTACTTTGGGCAGTGACGGTAGGGTCCTCCAATCAAAGGTTGCCTCCGCTACATGATCCCACATGTCTCCTGTTCCCAggaataggcaccaacatgttgcactgcGGACATCTGacgaaattattgactcagccacagacatgggagcAACTAATCTGTATATTAAGTGTATaagcaatctaatgccatcaaaatacagtccaatttaaaacacatttctgccTATAGATAAAGTAGCTAAGCAGACCATCATCAATGGAGAGAAGCACAAATGTATTAgccagctagcaagcaaaatagtatgcaatgtcaatgcaaattacttttgttgacagaatagagctagctacaccatgtcacgggatggtagatggaccttattggatgacctctgtggattcacactgtgtcaggagtgcaaattcatccaataaaccatgaaactccaggagaggattgttattgtggtcattgaggtgagggagtagaaaaggaaaaggaagacgGACCATTTCACATTTTGCTATTGTTACAAGACAAtaacctgtgatggtcaatgtttgtgcaacttctccagctgcttgtaatatgtgcctgaagacagggcagccaacaaatgggaagtgatctccaaatcaggagaattttataggatggagcagaacgTACTTCAGAAAAGTCATTTAAATCAGAAAAGCAGAGTTGGACAGGAAAGGAcggagagattaacggtaggtagcaaagactagtttattcattttGTCAAGCTGCTAAACTAAGTCTTGGATTCTAAAATACAAAAACAACAGAAtcgctcatggacaaaatgtcatttgttcaccaaagctagtgacaaaattagataaacacaattaccaataaagagcgcccttcagttcctccaataaagcgattctcttaaattcacttatattGCAGTCTATCATtgttgattctgattcagctctgacaagataattattaactaaAATCCTTTCTGCAAAAAAATTGAGCTgttgttacaaaatgtttagtcactgtcTGTAAAATTGTATTTCAGGCTAACCAATTTATGTCTAAGCCAAATCTGTTACCTGCTCGCAAGGGTGCACTTTTAGCATAATGTACTTATATgacacaactttcaaatgacattggccacaaaCTGTATCAAACACGATGCATGGTGTAGTTACTgattttgacatacttgtaaaacttgttctTTAATctaatttgcagcaaaaaaaaaaatcaatgaccgtttccaacatggtcattgaaacacaaTAAATCTTTACTATGTTTTACCCAACAGTTTTTAAACTgaaaatgcagcatagattttatTACTGAATGGTAGACAGTTCATCATCGATTAAGGATTATTAAAGCTACATTGCATTTACGAActgttgtatatgggtcagcagcatcttgtttttgccaatatcactcagccccattacactctactcttgtattcatgaggaacttacagtaccAACACctagagattccttggattttcttgcctgtttcccCCTCAAATACAagctctggaacaatgtgattccaaatgaatagcagtggaattgtgacatttatacagAAGCAACTTTCTACATCACCGAGCTTGTGTCCCAAATGAAAGTAATGTATAACAGAGCATAGAACGAGACATTTCTTAAGTTGCTTttaccattttaaaatgagtttcatAACGCATAAAATATTTAAAACACAAGGATAAAGGCTAGGAGCAGAGGTGTCCATGTcgcgcggggaggggggggggggggggggggcacgttACAACTTTTGCCTTACATAGGgtaccagtgagacaatttcagaaagataacagCACTAtaaaaattatcttactattaatcaaaacaacaaatgtgcatttttgttaagaagctttaaatgggaagaacaatttattggcttactttctcatcactatgttgaacactgatttagtgagataccttacAGATATTCCGCTTGCACAAgttgtcaatgtctgcccacatgcTTTCTGTAGTGAGGCAGAGtactccagatagatgtccatgtgTCAGGAGTGATCTCTCCCTACTGTCTCTCTCGTCCTCCCTCTGTGTCCCCTTCTCTGTGTTCCCCCTTCTGTGTTGTCCACCCCTCTATGCCATCCCCCACTTTGTATTGATCCCTCCCCTCTCTGTCAATTCCACACCTCTGTGTCGTCCCCCTCTCTgcaacccctctatctccctctgtcctcccctttttctctctctctgccaccccccacccctctctctgacCATTGATGAGAGTGGGAACACAGTTTATGACCTTCAGACAGCTTTATGGCTTTCCAGAGCTGTGAAACTGtcagtgcaattttttttaaagccggtCTGGTCAGAAATAagtagccaatgggaaatttctcatccctgaaattaccagttatGGACCTCAAAATTCTTTTTACCAccgacactggtgtctgtgtacagaCACGTTGTGGACCCCAACCCATGCCTATCACCGCATGGTTCATTTGTATACAAAATCACGTGCGAAACAGGAAATACAACAGAAGCGGAAGTTACACCAACTCCGGTTCCACCGTCGGAAATAACACAGCATCCATAAAATCACAGCCCGTCCTAAACACATACCATTTACCCTGAAAATTCCTAGGATGGAAAACTGGGACATCCTATATCAAAACACATCccatcctgttcatactgagaatcccaggttggagagctgggacatcctgtctcaaaacacatctaccctgttcatactgagaatcccagagtggagagctgggacatcctgtctcaaaacacatctaccctgttcatactgagaatcccagagtggagagctgggacatcctgtctcaaaacacatcccaccctgttcatactgagaatcccaggctggagagctgggacatcctgtctcaaaacacatcccaccctgttcatactgagaatcccaggctggagagctgagacatcctgtctcaaaacacatctaccctgttcatactgagaatcccagagtggagagctgggacatcctgtctcaaaacacatctaccctgttcacactgagaatcccaggggagGGGCAAAGACCCAGAGTGTGAAATAGAACCAAGGGAGGAAAGAGGTGGAGAGAACAGGAGGTAACTCAATGAGTAGGGACTGAGGAACAAGAAGTTTCAGTTTTAGAGCCTATAGACTTCAGGAGGGGAAGACTGAGTTCAGTAGTTTTAGGATTGAGGGAGAGAACAAGGAGCAGATGAGGAGACTGGTGTGGATTCTAGTACAGTGAggatgtggggggggagggagattgTGTAGGGCTGTGTATTAGGGGTGTAGGAGGGAcaagagaggaaaggtcagaggagcaattactgcagcagtgtccataaatagtgagagagacacagagagagtgggaggtTAGAGTGCACCATGGACAGTCTTTTAAACTGTCTGTTTGCTGTGACCAGTTTTCCTTCTGTTAAAAATATTCTCCTGTAGCCCAGTGACACAAACAGCCCATTAAACTCCACCGATGTCCTTTGGTCTGGTGAGGTCTCCCTTTGTGAAACATCGGCTGTTGTTAAAGCTTTTCATTCTGACAcactcacagtgtgaaatgagctgCAGAACTGCCAACACCGTCAGCTTTAAGGAGACATTTCCCTTTGGAGATGGGATTGTTCATTGAGTTTGATCAGGGGGATATTGGACAAGAAGCAGACAGCACGGACATTACACTGCAGCTGGGATatgtgagagtgttacagtgaggctttcAAAAGAAACTAGTCATGCGCTCTACCGTCCAGTCTCTAATACAGGGGGTATCTGTATTAGACTGTTAATcattgcctgagtttgtgactaagtTTATCTTCATAAACTTATCCGTACCTTTATCGCAATAAAGTCGATCCACAACATATGCTTTGCTGCCAggtctgttcctgccttagaagggggcatTAAACCCCCCATTATTTTATagggtactgcactgtcagaggtcctgtCTTTCTGATGACACCTTCAActgatgggcataaaagatccattgacattattctgaagagcagggaggttctcccCAGAGACTTGGCCAATATTGATCGTTTAATCAAcctcactaaaacaggttatctgggcattatcacattgctctctgtggaagcttgctgtgcacatattagcTATCACAtttgctgcattacaacagtggctgcacttcaattcAACTTCATTGGCGGTAAAGAACTTCAAGACGTCCTGATGTCATGAAAAGCCcgacataaatacaagtctttaacAGAGGAGATAAGGCCCAAAAATGGAGCAGTCAATAACAGGATTTCAATTTATCTCCTCTTATCCTGGAGAAAACAAATACTCACTACACAGTGTGTTtgaaacaaagctgatttatttgacatttatccagaatatgaaACTCCAGCCcagagcagcaataacagcagaatccaacccctgcagtcacttgtgaactcgctggtgtctcagcaagtGGGACAAAtcagtgaatcccttctcacacactgagcaggtgaatggcctccccctggtatgaactcgctgatgtctcagcaggttggatgagctagtgaatcccttcccacactcggagcaggtgaacggcctctccccagtgtgaactcgctggtgtttcagcagggtggatgagtgagtgaatcccttcccacacacggagcaggtgaacggcctctccccagtgtgagtgcgttgatgTGCCAACAGATCCtttttgcttttaaagctcttctcacattcaGGACATACAAAATATCTCTCATtagagtgaacaagttggtgtgtcaGGAGATGGTGTGATcgagcgaatcccttcccacacacacagcaggtgaatggcctctccccagtgtgactgcgctggTGTCTCAACAGGTCagatgactgaatgaatcccttctcacacacagagcagctgaacggcctctccccagtgtgaactcgctggtgtctcagcaatgTGGATGCATGAGCAAATCCCTTTGTGcatatggagcaggtgaatggcctctccccagtgtgaactcgctggtgtcttagCAGGTGTGATGAACAAATGAATCCcttcacacacacagagcaagtgtatggcctctccccagtgtgaatgcgttgGTGTGTCAATAGATCATGTTtgtttttaaagctcttctcacattcagaacatgCAAAACATCTCTGATCAGAGTGAACAAATTGGTGTCTCAGGAGATGatgtgactgagtgaatcccttcctacatACAGAGCATATAAACGGACTCTCCCTAGTGTGAGAGCGTCGATGAGTTTCCAGgtgggatgggtaattgaatcccttcccacagtccccacatttccatggtttctccatggtgtGGGTGTCCtcatgtctctccaggttggatgatcagttgaagcctcgtccacacacagaacacgtgtatgttTACTCCCTGCCGTGAATAGTGGATGTATATTTTCAGGTTGTGCAACTGATTAAAGCTCTTTCCAGTcactgcactggaacactctcactcagatgtgtgtgtgtgtcttggtgcttttcccacagacagaacaaacatacatttctccttccacattcaaagccgATGCTATTTAGGATCTggtgaatcgagtgactgtcagatcttaatgtgatgtttggtttgagtttcccgtcAGCAAACCCttcccttctaataccctgtaaaaggagtttacaaatgt
Protein-coding regions in this window:
- the LOC137347834 gene encoding zinc finger protein 436-like → MEKPWKCGDCGKGFNYPSHLETHRRSHTRESPFICSVCRKGFTQSHHLLRHQFVHSDQRCFACSECEKSFKNKHDLLTHQRIHTGERPYTCSVCVKGFICSSHLLRHQRVHTGERPFTCSICTKGFAHASTLLRHQRVHTGERPFSCSVCEKGFIQSSDLLRHQRSHTGERPFTCCVCGKGFARSHHLLTHQLVHSNERYFVCPECEKSFKSKKDLLAHQRTHTGERPFTCSVCGKGFTHSSTLLKHQRVHTGERPFTCSECGKGFTSSSNLLRHQRVHTRGRPFTCSVCEKGFTDLSHLLRHQRVHK